A genome region from Candidatus Nanopelagicales bacterium includes the following:
- a CDS encoding peptidoglycan DD-metalloendopeptidase family protein, with protein MTTVRDTQTRDADRGSHRVRTVALLAGLTGLVSVAMVPSQASAGMAGAKPSLATPTNVNDQLASADDDLAGANKKVNAARKALDDAKAKLPNAQTQLAAAKASVAASQKAAAAAAAALNAAEKAVSSAQAEVVKIEAEVAALRARIAMLARAVYTSGGGFEELRILLDSSDPGQFAERMASIKRVSRGNNQTLGQLAEATALLARKLTEMRKLQDVAQQRRDDAAKQVQVTAAALSRTADAKATVDKLVAQQGAALRVAAGQRNSVKAMYDALLAEQRKIARKAREERAREKARQQRDKNSAGNSNGANSGGSSGGSSGGGNSGGHKGGGNSGGNSGGSSGGHLSWPTPGVSAGGRTGWRVHPVYGYHSCHTGDDIGAGAGTPIHAAAGGRVISIDYGGPYGNHTLISHGGGLSTMYAHQSRIVVRNGENVRRGEVIGYVGSTGWVTGPHLHFEVHVNGVPYEPMGWFGESKHRVSCWSG; from the coding sequence TGGCTGGTGCCAAGCCCTCGTTGGCAACTCCGACCAACGTCAACGACCAACTCGCCTCCGCAGACGATGATCTGGCTGGCGCCAACAAGAAGGTCAATGCCGCCCGCAAGGCGCTCGACGACGCAAAGGCCAAGCTGCCCAACGCCCAGACCCAGCTCGCTGCGGCGAAGGCTTCTGTCGCCGCGTCGCAGAAGGCTGCAGCGGCGGCGGCTGCCGCCTTGAACGCAGCCGAGAAGGCCGTTTCTTCCGCGCAGGCCGAGGTTGTCAAGATCGAGGCCGAGGTCGCGGCGTTGCGAGCGAGGATCGCGATGTTGGCCAGGGCCGTCTACACGTCCGGTGGTGGGTTCGAGGAGCTGCGCATCCTGCTCGACTCGTCGGATCCGGGCCAGTTTGCCGAGCGCATGGCGTCGATCAAACGGGTGTCCCGCGGAAACAATCAGACGCTGGGCCAACTTGCCGAAGCGACTGCATTGCTTGCCCGCAAGCTGACCGAAATGCGCAAACTCCAAGATGTCGCGCAACAGCGGCGCGACGATGCTGCAAAGCAAGTTCAGGTCACTGCGGCCGCGTTAAGCAGAACCGCCGATGCAAAGGCGACGGTCGACAAGCTGGTAGCCCAACAGGGTGCGGCGTTGAGGGTGGCGGCCGGACAACGTAACTCCGTCAAGGCCATGTACGACGCCTTGCTCGCCGAGCAGCGCAAGATCGCGCGCAAAGCGCGCGAGGAGCGGGCTCGAGAGAAGGCCCGCCAACAGCGGGACAAGAACTCGGCCGGGAATAGCAATGGCGCCAACTCTGGGGGCTCGTCCGGCGGGAGCTCCGGCGGCGGAAATTCCGGTGGCCACAAGGGTGGCGGGAACTCCGGTGGGAACTCCGGTGGGTCATCAGGTGGGCACCTCAGTTGGCCGACACCGGGAGTATCGGCCGGTGGACGGACCGGTTGGCGGGTCCATCCGGTGTACGGGTATCACTCGTGTCATACCGGTGACGACATCGGTGCTGGTGCTGGGACGCCGATTCACGCCGCCGCCGGCGGCCGTGTGATTTCCATTGACTACGGCGGCCCGTATGGGAACCACACGCTGATCAGCCACGGCGGCGGACTGTCGACGATGTATGCGCATCAGTCGCGAATCGTGGTTCGCAATGGCGAGAATGTCAGGCGCGGCGAGGTGATCGGCTACGTCGGATCGACGGGTTGGGTGACCGGTCCCCACCTGCACTTTGAGGTCCACGTCAACGGCGTGCCCTACGAACCCATGGGTTGGTTCGGGGAATCGAAGCATCGCGTATCTTGCTGGTCTGGATGA
- the smpB gene encoding SsrA-binding protein SmpB, producing the protein MAREQGRKVVAQNRKARHDYSIIETFEAGLVLQGTEVKSLRAGHASLVDGYATVDDGEIWLRGVHIPEYTEGTWTNHEPRRNRKLLLRRDEIAKIANKTREGGLTIVPLALYFKDGYAKVEIALAKGRKSYDKRNAIAERDAKREADRAIGRRAKGYDG; encoded by the coding sequence GTGGCACGAGAGCAAGGCCGAAAGGTCGTCGCCCAGAATCGCAAAGCCCGCCATGACTACTCGATCATCGAGACGTTCGAGGCTGGCCTCGTTTTGCAAGGGACGGAAGTCAAGTCATTGCGCGCTGGGCACGCGTCGCTCGTTGATGGCTACGCGACCGTCGATGACGGCGAAATCTGGCTGCGCGGCGTTCATATCCCTGAGTACACCGAAGGCACCTGGACCAACCACGAACCGCGACGCAATCGAAAGCTGCTGCTTCGCCGCGATGAGATCGCCAAGATTGCCAACAAGACCCGCGAAGGTGGCCTGACAATCGTCCCGCTGGCGTTGTATTTCAAGGATGGCTACGCCAAGGTCGAGATCGCTCTGGCCAAGGGCCGCAAGTCGTACGATAAGCGCAACGCGATCGCAGAACGGGACGCCAAACGAGAGGCCGATCGGGCGATAGGTCGTCGTGCCAAGGGCTATGACGGCTGA
- a CDS encoding amidohydrolase: MTAEPLRIIDELGIPGVVDVHTHFMPEPVMQKVWAVFDRAESVYGVPWPIEYRDSADARLTILRSFGVRAFTSMIYAHKPGMADWLNRWSADFAAATPDCIQTATFYPEPGVQDYVKAAVDSGARCFKLHLQVGAFDPRDPLLDPVWELLADSAIPIVIHCGSGPVPGEFTGPGPVRDVLTAHPRLQLIIAHMGAPEYGGFLDLADDYPGVRLDTTMAFTAFMNQLAPFPDALKPRLTDAGLRGDVLFGSDFPNIPYPYVEAIDALAQLGLGDVWLRQVLWGAGARLFGVRA; this comes from the coding sequence ATGACGGCTGAGCCCCTCCGGATCATCGACGAGCTGGGGATCCCCGGGGTTGTCGACGTTCATACCCACTTCATGCCCGAGCCGGTCATGCAGAAGGTGTGGGCGGTTTTCGACCGGGCCGAGTCCGTCTACGGCGTGCCATGGCCCATTGAGTACCGGGATAGCGCGGACGCCCGGCTCACGATCCTGCGGTCGTTCGGGGTCAGGGCCTTCACATCGATGATCTATGCGCACAAGCCGGGAATGGCGGACTGGCTGAACCGGTGGTCGGCGGACTTTGCCGCGGCAACGCCCGATTGCATCCAGACCGCGACGTTCTATCCGGAGCCCGGGGTCCAGGATTACGTCAAGGCTGCGGTGGATTCCGGTGCGCGCTGCTTCAAGCTGCACCTGCAGGTGGGTGCCTTCGATCCACGAGACCCGCTACTGGATCCGGTGTGGGAACTCCTGGCGGATTCGGCCATCCCGATTGTCATTCACTGTGGGTCGGGACCGGTACCGGGTGAGTTCACCGGACCAGGTCCGGTACGCGATGTCCTGACGGCACACCCCAGACTGCAGCTGATCATCGCTCACATGGGCGCCCCCGAGTACGGGGGCTTCCTGGACCTAGCTGATGACTACCCCGGGGTCCGGTTGGACACCACCATGGCGTTCACCGCGTTCATGAACCAGCTCGCACCCTTTCCTGATGCCTTGAAACCTCGGCTGACTGATGCGGGTTTGCGCGGCGACGTGTTGTTTGGATCGGACTTCCCAAACATCCCCTACCCCTATGTCGAGGCGATCGATGCACTGGCGCAACTTGGGCTCGGTGATGTCTGGCTGCGCCAGGTCCTGTGGGGAGCGGGTGCCCGGCTGTTCGGGGTTCGCGCCTAG